The Acinonyx jubatus isolate Ajub_Pintada_27869175 chromosome D2, VMU_Ajub_asm_v1.0, whole genome shotgun sequence genome contains a region encoding:
- the SYNPO2L gene encoding synaptopodin 2-like protein isoform X2, with amino-acid sequence MENFEPISQEPFSQASYNKAPDPTPELQDPFYAELQRAESLQEKSVKEAKTKCRTIASLLTAAPNPHSKGVLMFKKRRQRAKKYTLVSFGAAAGTGAEEEDGVPPTSESELDEEAFSDARSLTNQCDWDSPYLDMELARPGSAAGEGQGRGLGGQLSEASGRGVQLFEQQRQRTASSTQELARDGPAAVLNGQCLQSPPRAQSAPPEAAILASSPSPAPVVSPTPFFPGSGAPTPAPNIFNRSARPFTPGLQGQRPSTTSVIFRPLAPKRANESLGGLSPVAPPFLSSQGPTPLPSHVPASGSPSTPRTSGPVTATSSLYIPAPNRPVTPGGASEPPAPPSAAAMTSTASIFLSGPLRPAARPEAPAPGPGAPEPPSAREQRISVPAARTGILQEARRRGTRKQMFRSGNEETKNSPNPELLSLVQNLDEKPRAGGAESGPEEDALSLGAEACNFMQPPGGRSYKALSHVTPKTAPPMAPKTPPPMTPKTPPPVAPKPPSRGFLDGLVNGSAHSAGIPEPARLQGRGGELFAKRQSRAERYVVEATPSPGFGPGPRPRSPSPTPSLPSSWKYSPNIRAPPPIAYNPLLSPFFPQGARTLPNKAQSQGPRATPKQGIKALDFMRHQPYQLKTAMFCFDEVPQTPGPTSSGPPKTARVQEIRRFSTPAPQPTAELLAPTVLAPRAATTLDEPIWRSELASAPVLSPGPPPESPRGLGTSPSSCGFQVARPRFSATRTGLQAHVWRPGAGHH; translated from the exons ATGGAGAACTTTGAGCCCATCAGCCAAGAGCCCTTCAGCCAAGCCAGCTACAACAAAGCCCCAGACCCAACTCCTGAGCTCCAGGACCCATTCTACGCAG AACTGCAACGGGCAGAGAGCCTCCAAGAGAAGAGTGTGAAGGAGGCTAAGACCAAATGCCGCACGATCGCATCCCTTCTAACTgcagcccccaacccccactccaaGGGGGTGCTTATGTTTAAGAAACGACGGCAGAGAGCCAAGAAGTACACCCTAGTGAGCTTTGGGGCTGCAGCTGGGACAGGTGCTGAGGAAGAAGACGGGGTTCCTCCAACCAGCGAGTCGGAGCTGGACGAAGAGGCCTTCTCCGACGCCCGCAGCCTCACCAACCAGTGCGACTGGGACAGCCCCTATCTGGACATGGAGCTGGCCAGGCCAGGCTCAGCTGCAGGAGAGGGCCAGGGCCGGGGGCTGGGAGGGCAGCTGAGTGAGGCCTCCGGCAGAGGGGTCCAGCTCTTTGAACAGCAGCGCCAGCGCACAGCCTCCAGCACCCAGGAGCTGGCACGGGATGGTCCAGCAGCCGTGCTCAATGGGCAGTGCCTGCAATCACCACCTCGGGCCCAGAGTGCTCCTCCGGAAGCAGCTATACTCGCATCCagtccttccccagcccctgtagtcagccccacccccttcttcccAGGCAGTGGAGCTCCAACCCCGGCTCCAAACATCTTTAACCGGTCAGCTAGGCCCTTTACTCCAGGCTTACAAGGGCAGCGGCCAAGTACCACCTCGGTTATTTTTCGACCCCTAGCCCCCAAGAGGGCGAATGAAAGCCTGGGAGGTCTCAGCCCCGTCGCACCGCCCTTCCTGTCCTCTCAGGGGCCCACCCCTCTGCCCAGCCACGTGCCGGCCTCCGGTTCCCCCAGCACTCCACGCACCTCAGGCCCCGTGACAGCTACAAGTTCCCTGTACATCCCAGCCCCCAACCGTCCCGTAACGCCAGGCGGAGCCTCGGAGCCCCCCGCTCCCCCTAGTGCCGCTGCCATGACCTCCACCGCTTCTATCTTCCTATCGGGACCTCTGAGACCAGCTGCGCGTCCAGAGGCTCCCGCCCCAGGCCCCGGGGCGCCTGAGCCACCTAGCGCTCGGGAGCAGCGCATTTCCGTGCCAGCTGCCCGCACTGGCATCCTCCAGGAGGCCCGGCGACGGGGGACCCGGAAGCAGATGTTCCGGTCGGGAAACGAGGAGACGAAGAACTCGCCCAACCCCGAGCTCTTGTCGTTGGTGCAGAACCTGGATGAAAAACCCCGAGCCGGGGGAGCGGAATCTGGTCCAGAGGAAGATGCTCTGAGCCTTGGAGCTGAAGCCTGCAATTTCATGCAGCCACCAGGGGGCAGGAGTTACAAGGCTCTGTCTCACGTGACGCCTAAAACCGCTCCTCCAATGGCTCCCAAGACACCGCCCCCAATGACTCCTAAGACTCCACCCCCAGTGGCTCCTAAGCCCCCTTCTCGTGGGTTCCTTGATGGGCTAGTGAATGGGTCAGCCCATTCGGCTGGAATCCCTGAACCAGCAAGGCttcagggcaggggtggggagctgtTTGCCAAGCGGCAGAGCCGAGCAGAGAGGTATGTGGTAGAAGCTACACCTAGTCCTGGCTTTGGCCCTGGCCCTAGGCCCAGAAGCCCTTCCCCTACACCATCACTGCCCTCTTCCTGGAAATATTCACCCAACATCCGTGCCCCACCTCCTATTGCTTACAACCCACTGCTATCACCCTTTTTCCCCCAGGGTGCTCGAACTCTCCCTAATAAGGCCCAATCCCAGGGTCCTCGGGCAACCCCTAAGCAGGGTATCAAGGCTCTGGATTTCATGCGGCACCAGCCCTACCAACTTAAAACTGCCATGTTCTGTTTTGATGAGGTTCCCCAGACTCCTGGCCCCACCTCTTCAGGGCCCCCCAAAACTGCCCGAGTCCAGGAGATCCGCCGATTTTCCACTCCAGCACCCCAGCCCACTGCAGAACTCCTGGCCCCCACTGTTCTTGCCCCACGAGCAGCCACTACATTGGATGAGCCCATCTGGAGGTCAGAGCTGGCCTCAGCCCCTGTTCTTAGCCCAGGCCCTCCTCCAGAGTCTCCCAGGGGTCTTGGAACTTCCCCTAGCTCCTGTGGCTTCCAGGTAGCCAGGCCTCGGTTCTCAGCCACCAGAACTGGATTGCAGGCTCATGTGTGGAGGCCAGGGGCAGGCCACCACTGA